The following proteins are encoded in a genomic region of Methanoculleus bourgensis MS2:
- a CDS encoding agmatine deiminase family protein yields MQRGHAIANSVRVAAVNRVGDEGDIRFFGSSFVTDAFGNVLSRAGKTGEEVFPDREVVGIDCTAMVPGFGAIHCISQQQPSVQGAAPRPE; encoded by the coding sequence GTGCAGCGGGGGCATGCGATAGCAAACAGCGTCCGCGTCGCCGCCGTCAACCGGGTAGGCGACGAAGGCGATATCAGGTTCTTCGGGAGTTCATTCGTCACCGACGCCTTCGGCAACGTCCTTTCCCGGGCGGGGAAGACCGGTGAGGAGGTCTTCCCGGATCGGGAGGTCGTCGGCATCGACTGCACGGCAATGGTCCCGGGTTTTGGCGCGATTCACTGCATCAGCCAGCAGCAGCCGTCGGTGCAGGGGGCTGCACCACGGCCGGAGTGA
- a CDS encoding SagB/ThcOx family dehydrogenase, whose product MDRKYIHPGLIIAAIFTLVLASGCAGVHPLPGENSTPTPRGTPEGAITLPEPSFKSNVSVEEALQERRSVRAYAEVPLTLTDVGQILWAAQGVTDDRGYRTAPSAGALYPLEVYLVAGNIMGLKPGIYHYQPGEHLLIQTASGDQRATLQASAVNQTSVGDAPATVVIAAVPDRTTAKYGERGMRYVSMEAGHAAENVYLQAAAINLGTVTIGAFDDDNVREVLGLPENITPLYLMPVGRPVPGNV is encoded by the coding sequence ATGGACCGGAAATATATCCACCCGGGTCTTATCATCGCTGCGATCTTCACGTTGGTGCTGGCCTCCGGGTGCGCAGGCGTCCACCCCTTGCCTGGAGAGAACAGCACTCCCACACCACGGGGAACGCCGGAGGGGGCCATCACGCTCCCGGAACCCAGCTTTAAAAGCAACGTCTCGGTCGAGGAGGCGCTTCAGGAACGGCGGTCAGTCAGGGCTTACGCTGAAGTGCCGCTGACGCTCACTGATGTCGGGCAGATCCTCTGGGCGGCACAGGGAGTCACGGACGATCGGGGGTACCGGACCGCTCCCTCAGCCGGCGCCCTCTACCCCCTGGAGGTCTACCTTGTCGCGGGTAACATCATGGGCCTTAAGCCCGGGATCTACCACTACCAGCCCGGTGAACACCTGCTGATCCAGACCGCCAGCGGGGATCAGCGGGCAACCCTGCAGGCGTCGGCCGTCAACCAGACTTCGGTTGGCGACGCCCCGGCGACGGTCGTCATCGCCGCGGTCCCTGACCGGACGACCGCGAAGTACGGCGAGCGCGGGATGCGTTACGTCTCCATGGAGGCCGGGCACGCCGCAGAGAACGTCTACCTCCAGGCAGCGGCGATCAACCTCGGCACCGTCACCATCGGGGCGTTCGACGACGATAACGTCCGGGAGGTTCTCGGACTCCCTGAGAACATAACGCCGCTCTATCTCATGCCGGTGGGGAGGCCGGTTCCGGGGAACGTTTGA
- a CDS encoding 2-oxoacid:acceptor oxidoreductase subunit alpha, whose product MSEYSILIGGKAGEGINTAGLSIAGLFSRLGYYTYMYFDYPSLIRGGHNFAIIRASEKTVRAHRTPVDILLAFDQKSIDNHRERVHDGTTIIYDASGAVKADGYGLPLDRIIKEEKAPPITKNSAMLGALARVAGIEPAVYEDVLRATVPAKHLEANLRVARRGYDAAGDVFTVEPLEHPALPVLTGNEATGLGLVYGGLEAYVAYPMTPASNLLHFLARRAEDLAIKVVHPENEISVILMALGLAYAGEKAAVGTSGGGFCLMTEGLSLAGMSEIPVTIVMGQRPGPSTGVPTYTAQSDLHFVLNAGQGEFPRLVVAPGDLEEAYSWSAAALMLSWKYQVPSIILTDKTLAEGAFSFDAGAVTAPPDREPVLWDGSGEYRRYARNGSGVSPLAFPGREGAVVKASSYAHDETGFTTETAEGVRGLQEKMLAKGESLRRELMTYPAVKTYGPHDAGTTIICWGSQKGACIEAAERFEAQVVQPLVLAPFPVRAWKEAMIGAGRVVCVENNATGELARLLRQQNFDPGRPVLKYDGRPFAVDELEARLGEVIA is encoded by the coding sequence ATGAGCGAATACTCCATACTGATCGGAGGAAAGGCCGGGGAGGGCATCAATACGGCAGGCCTTTCCATCGCCGGCCTCTTCTCCCGTCTTGGCTACTATACGTACATGTACTTCGACTACCCCTCGCTCATCAGGGGCGGGCACAACTTCGCCATCATCAGGGCTTCGGAGAAGACGGTCAGGGCGCACCGCACCCCGGTCGATATCCTCCTCGCCTTCGATCAGAAGAGCATCGATAACCACCGGGAGCGGGTCCACGACGGCACGACCATCATCTACGACGCCTCAGGGGCGGTGAAGGCGGATGGCTACGGCCTCCCGCTTGACCGGATCATCAAGGAGGAGAAGGCGCCCCCGATCACCAAAAACTCCGCGATGCTCGGGGCGCTTGCGCGGGTGGCGGGCATTGAGCCGGCAGTCTATGAGGACGTCCTCCGCGCAACCGTCCCTGCAAAGCACCTGGAGGCAAACCTCCGGGTCGCCCGCCGGGGCTACGACGCCGCCGGGGATGTCTTCACGGTCGAACCCCTCGAACACCCGGCACTCCCGGTTCTGACCGGGAACGAGGCCACAGGACTCGGACTCGTGTACGGCGGGCTTGAGGCCTACGTCGCCTACCCGATGACCCCGGCCTCAAACCTCCTTCACTTCCTCGCCCGGCGCGCCGAAGACCTCGCCATCAAGGTCGTTCACCCCGAAAACGAGATCAGCGTCATCCTCATGGCCCTCGGGCTCGCCTACGCAGGCGAGAAGGCTGCGGTCGGCACATCGGGCGGTGGGTTCTGCCTGATGACCGAAGGGCTCTCCCTCGCCGGGATGTCTGAGATCCCCGTGACCATCGTGATGGGGCAGCGGCCGGGCCCGAGCACCGGCGTCCCCACCTACACCGCCCAGAGCGACCTCCACTTCGTCCTGAACGCGGGGCAGGGGGAGTTCCCCCGGCTCGTCGTTGCCCCAGGCGACCTCGAAGAGGCCTACTCCTGGTCGGCGGCCGCCCTGATGCTCTCCTGGAAGTACCAGGTGCCTTCGATCATCCTCACCGACAAGACCCTCGCGGAGGGGGCCTTCTCCTTTGATGCCGGGGCCGTCACGGCGCCCCCGGATCGGGAACCGGTTCTCTGGGACGGGAGCGGGGAGTACCGGCGGTACGCCAGGAATGGGAGCGGCGTATCGCCGCTCGCGTTCCCGGGAAGGGAGGGCGCCGTCGTCAAGGCAAGCAGTTACGCCCACGACGAGACCGGGTTCACCACCGAGACCGCAGAGGGTGTCAGGGGGCTGCAGGAGAAGATGCTTGCGAAAGGCGAGAGCCTGAGACGGGAACTCATGACTTATCCGGCGGTGAAGACCTACGGCCCTCACGACGCCGGGACGACGATCATATGCTGGGGATCGCAGAAGGGAGCGTGTATCGAGGCTGCCGAGCGGTTCGAGGCGCAGGTCGTCCAGCCGCTCGTCCTCGCACCCTTCCCCGTCCGTGCCTGGAAGGAGGCGATGATCGGGGCAGGCAGAGTCGTCTGCGTCGAGAACAACGCCACTGGAGAGCTCGCCCGCCTCCTCAGGCAGCAGAACTTCGACCCCGGCCGCCCTGTCCTGAAGTACGACGGGCGGCCGTTTGCAGTCGACGAACTGGAGGCGAGACTCGGGGAGGTGATCGCATGA
- a CDS encoding SagB/ThcOx family dehydrogenase gives MNRKYIHPGFIIAAIFALVLVSGCAGIQTQSGENNAPAPSEAPEGTVALPEPSLKGNVSVEEALQERRSVRAYAGAPLTLTDLGQTLWAAQGVTDERGHRTAPSAGPLYPLEVYVVAGNIMGLKPGIYHYQPGEHLLIQTASGDQRTALQAAAVDQAPVGNAPATVVIAAVPERTTADFGDRGMRYVFMEAGHAAENVYLQAAAINLGTVTIGSFDDDNVREVLGLPENTTPLYLMPVGRPVPGKG, from the coding sequence ATGAATCGGAAATATATCCACCCGGGTTTCATCATCGCTGCGATCTTCGCGTTGGTGCTGGTCTCCGGGTGCGCAGGCATCCAAACTCAGTCTGGAGAGAATAACGCTCCTGCACCGTCAGAAGCGCCGGAAGGCACTGTTGCGCTCCCGGAACCCAGCCTCAAAGGCAACGTCTCGGTCGAGGAGGCGCTTCAGGAACGGCGGTCAGTCAGGGCTTACGCTGGAGCGCCGCTGACGCTCACCGATCTCGGGCAGACCCTCTGGGCGGCACAGGGAGTCACGGACGAACGGGGACACCGGACCGCTCCCTCCGCTGGCCCCCTCTACCCCCTGGAGGTCTACGTTGTCGCGGGCAACATCATGGGCCTTAAGCCCGGGATCTATCACTACCAGCCCGGTGAACACCTGCTCATCCAGACCGCCAGCGGGGACCAGCGGACTGCCCTGCAGGCGGCAGCCGTCGACCAGGCTCCAGTTGGCAACGCCCCGGCGACGGTCGTCATCGCCGCGGTCCCAGAACGGACGACCGCGGATTTTGGCGATCGTGGAATGCGTTACGTCTTCATGGAGGCCGGGCACGCCGCAGAGAACGTCTACCTCCAGGCGGCGGCGATCAACCTTGGCACCGTCACCATCGGGTCGTTCGACGACGATAACGTCCGGGAGGTTCTCGGACTCCCTGAGAACACAACACCGCTCTATCTCATGCCGGTGGGGAGGCCGGTTCCCGGGAAAGGTTGA
- a CDS encoding MFS transporter yields the protein MVFEVKESLTDKEVDHGLKLVIRDGLATQAMVTLTGGIFLVAFALQLGASNTVIGLLAAIPPLAELLQMPAIYVVDRVQKRRLVVVAASLVARLFWVPIILIPFFLSPERGIFVLIASIVLYSSFSAFSHCGWNSWMRDLIPQDRLGAFFSRRLTLSTGLALVISLVAGFFIDSWEAVFPDLAAYGYSLLFLLGLLAGLFGITLLARTPEPRMVADGEEDGLLAAIAKPFQDINFKNLIIFLGSWNFAVNLAAPFFTVYMLQRLGLDISLVVALSVLSQVMNIIFYRSWGRISDRFSNKSVLSVSGPLFMLAIFAWMFVTLPEIYALTYPLLILIHILMGISLAGVSLASGNISLKLAPQGQATSYLAASTFTNSVAAGIAPILGGLFVDFFAERELIWTLIWKDPVRELVFVTLDLKQWEFFFLFAFLLGLYSLHRLSAVQEEGEAKEEEVVNELIAGVRRDMRNFSPAGGLRDLVKFPFSTTRGRRKKKR from the coding sequence ATGGTCTTTGAGGTAAAAGAGAGCCTGACGGACAAAGAGGTCGACCACGGCTTAAAACTCGTCATCAGGGACGGCCTCGCCACCCAGGCGATGGTGACCCTGACCGGCGGCATCTTCCTCGTAGCCTTCGCGCTCCAGCTTGGGGCGTCCAATACCGTCATCGGACTGCTCGCCGCCATCCCACCGCTCGCCGAACTCCTGCAGATGCCCGCCATCTACGTCGTCGACCGGGTGCAGAAACGGAGACTGGTGGTCGTGGCGGCCTCGCTTGTCGCCCGCCTCTTCTGGGTTCCCATCATCCTGATACCGTTCTTCCTCTCGCCGGAACGGGGAATCTTCGTGCTCATCGCCTCGATAGTCCTCTACTCATCATTCTCGGCGTTCTCGCACTGCGGTTGGAACTCATGGATGCGGGACCTGATACCCCAGGACAGGCTCGGGGCCTTCTTCTCACGGCGGTTGACCCTCTCGACAGGGCTTGCGCTTGTCATCAGCCTCGTCGCGGGTTTCTTCATCGACTCGTGGGAGGCCGTATTCCCTGACCTTGCGGCCTACGGCTACTCGCTCCTCTTCCTCCTCGGGCTCCTCGCCGGACTTTTCGGGATCACGCTCCTCGCGCGGACACCCGAACCCCGGATGGTCGCTGACGGTGAGGAGGACGGCCTGCTTGCCGCCATCGCAAAGCCGTTCCAGGACATCAACTTCAAGAACCTCATCATATTTCTCGGCTCATGGAACTTCGCCGTCAACCTTGCAGCGCCGTTCTTCACGGTCTACATGCTGCAGAGGCTCGGCCTCGATATCTCGCTCGTCGTCGCGCTCAGTGTCCTCAGCCAGGTCATGAACATCATCTTCTACCGGTCATGGGGCCGGATATCTGACCGGTTCTCCAACAAGTCGGTCCTCTCCGTCAGTGGCCCCTTGTTTATGCTCGCTATCTTTGCGTGGATGTTTGTGACGCTCCCCGAGATCTATGCCCTGACCTACCCGCTGCTCATCCTCATCCACATCCTGATGGGGATATCGCTAGCAGGGGTCTCGCTTGCGTCCGGGAACATCAGCCTGAAACTTGCCCCGCAGGGCCAGGCGACCAGTTACCTTGCGGCAAGCACCTTCACGAACTCGGTCGCCGCCGGGATCGCCCCGATCCTCGGCGGGCTCTTCGTGGACTTCTTCGCGGAGCGCGAACTGATCTGGACGCTGATCTGGAAAGACCCGGTGCGGGAACTTGTCTTTGTCACCCTCGACCTGAAGCAGTGGGAGTTCTTCTTCCTCTTCGCCTTCCTCCTCGGACTCTACTCCCTGCACCGTCTGAGCGCGGTGCAGGAGGAAGGGGAGGCGAAGGAGGAGGAGGTTGTCAACGAACTTATCGCCGGAGTCCGGCGGGACATGCGAAACTTCTCCCCGGCCGGCGGCCTCCGGGACCTGGTGAAGTTCCCCTTCTCGACCACCCGGGGGCGCCGGAAGAAGAAACGGTAG
- a CDS encoding thiamine pyrophosphate-dependent enzyme — MSPERFAGKPAGELISPAENTWCPGCGNFAIQHMMKSAIAELSEEEGIPLENFVLLGGIGCHGKLVDYLNINSFYGIHGRSIPAATGMRLANPDLRVICHVGDGDIYAEGLDHLIFAAKRNSDITVIVHDNRVYGLTTGQYTPTSPFGFRGRSTPGGITEHPINPLAVMLAAGATHVARGYTKKVRHLKDLFKEAIMHRGFSFIDVLQICATYFNLTDYYNAHAYEMREGEVDTGRFESALTEVREWDYDREAPIALGTFYSVEKPVYEEKFQSLTAGKPDRRELVRKVLEEWR; from the coding sequence ATGAGCCCCGAGCGGTTTGCCGGAAAGCCGGCCGGCGAGCTCATCAGCCCGGCAGAGAACACCTGGTGCCCCGGGTGCGGCAACTTCGCAATCCAGCACATGATGAAGTCGGCCATCGCCGAACTCTCGGAGGAGGAGGGCATACCCCTTGAAAACTTCGTCCTCCTCGGCGGGATCGGCTGCCACGGAAAACTGGTGGACTACTTAAACATCAACAGTTTCTACGGCATCCACGGCCGCTCGATACCGGCGGCCACCGGGATGCGCCTCGCAAACCCGGACCTTCGGGTGATCTGCCACGTCGGGGACGGCGACATCTATGCTGAGGGGCTCGACCATCTCATCTTCGCTGCCAAACGGAACAGCGACATCACGGTCATCGTCCACGACAACCGGGTCTACGGGCTGACGACCGGACAATACACCCCAACCTCACCCTTCGGGTTCCGCGGCCGTTCCACACCCGGCGGGATCACAGAGCACCCCATAAACCCGCTTGCGGTGATGCTCGCCGCCGGGGCCACCCATGTAGCCCGGGGCTACACGAAGAAGGTCAGGCATCTCAAGGACCTCTTCAAGGAGGCGATCATGCACCGGGGGTTCTCGTTCATCGACGTCCTCCAGATCTGCGCGACCTACTTTAACCTGACCGACTACTACAACGCCCACGCCTACGAGATGCGAGAAGGGGAGGTTGATACTGGCAGATTTGAGAGCGCCCTTACAGAAGTCAGGGAGTGGGATTACGACAGGGAGGCTCCGATCGCGCTCGGAACGTTCTACTCGGTCGAAAAACCGGTCTACGAGGAGAAGTTCCAGTCGCTCACCGCCGGGAAGCCGGACCGGCGGGAGCTCGTCCGGAAGGTGCTAGAGGAGTGGCGGTGA
- a CDS encoding nitroreductase family protein: protein MPFHRHQRPGHPLLHPGDQSLPRGFFIILAAIIVCAYRSPLPEKPNFRIQSCAAATENILLAAHALGLGAIWTAVYPDANRMLGFANHFSLPDDVVPFALVTIGYPAVRPRPRPLPRGPYPPEPVIRGHWR, encoded by the coding sequence CTGCCATTTCATCGTCATCAACGACCCGGGCATCCTCTCCTGCATCCCGGCGATCAGTCCCTACCGAGAGGTTTCTTCATCATACTAGCAGCAATCATCGTCTGTGCCTACCGGTCGCCGCTCCCGGAGAAACCGAATTTCCGAATACAAAGCTGTGCTGCGGCGACAGAGAACATCCTTCTCGCCGCTCACGCACTCGGACTTGGCGCGATATGGACCGCCGTCTACCCGGACGCCAACAGGATGCTTGGGTTTGCAAACCACTTCTCGCTCCCGGATGATGTCGTTCCTTTCGCTCTCGTCACTATCGGCTACCCGGCCGTCCGCCCCCGCCCGAGGCCGCTACCGCGAGGGCCGTATCCACCGGAACCGGTGATAAGGGGGCACTGGCGTTAA